TCTTTTGTTTTATCAAATCCGGAATTATGCGTTTCAATATTTTACTCTCTTTCTTATTACTTGCAGGCTTGGCCAACGCTCAGGTTGGTGTAGAAACTGCTCCCGATTTTACCGCCAAGGATATTGCCGGTAAACAGCACCATCTCTATGAATATCTGGATGCAGGAAGTTTTGTTGTCATTGATTTTTTTACAACGAATTGTGGACCTTGTCAAACCTATGCTTCACATGTAAGTGCATCTTATGAGTATTTTGGCTGTAATTCTGGTAATGTTGTTTTTTTGGGAATTAACTGGGGAAGCGATAATGAAGCGGTTGAAGCTTTTGATTTGTTGTGGGGCGCCTCTTACCCTTCCATCAGTGGGTTACAGGGCGGCGGAAATGCAGTCGTTGACTTGTTTCAGGTTCTTTCTTATCCCAGTGTTATTTTGATAGCTCCTGATCGTTCAATTTTAAACAATCACATATGGCCTCCTGAAACGGACTCTATAAATACACTGGTATTGAATGCCGGCGGCTTGCCCAATCCCTGTACAGTTGATGTCGAAAATCATATTTTACCATCCTCTGCAAACCTTCGTATTTTACAGTCGGGCTATGGAAATGTTCAGCTTGAAGTTAGTCAACTGTCAGGCCCTGGCGGTTTACTGCAGGTTTTTGGTTCCGATGGCCGCCTGGTGGCATCGTGGAATCTGAGCGGCAACGAACATAGCTTTCATCTTCCGGCGCTTAAACAGGGAATCTATTTTGCCAGGCTGACATACAAAGGGATAGTTGATGAAAGCTTAAAATTCCCGATAAGCTTCTGATTTCAATCCTTTTTGGTGCTTTGCTCAGGAATCCGGTCTTTCTGTTGTCCTTTTTTGCAGCCCGTTTCCTTTTTAATATGCTTTAATTACATACAGCAATTCTGTGTTATAGCGGGTTGTTTACGCGCAACTGTGTCGTTTTCAGTGTCCTTTTTGATGAACAATAATTTCA
This region of Lentimicrobiaceae bacterium genomic DNA includes:
- a CDS encoding TlpA family protein disulfide reductase, coding for MRFNILLSFLLLAGLANAQVGVETAPDFTAKDIAGKQHHLYEYLDAGSFVVIDFFTTNCGPCQTYASHVSASYEYFGCNSGNVVFLGINWGSDNEAVEAFDLLWGASYPSISGLQGGGNAVVDLFQVLSYPSVILIAPDRSILNNHIWPPETDSINTLVLNAGGLPNPCTVDVENHILPSSANLRILQSGYGNVQLEVSQLSGPGGLLQVFGSDGRLVASWNLSGNEHSFHLPALKQGIYFARLTYKGIVDESLKFPISF